The Eubalaena glacialis isolate mEubGla1 chromosome 5, mEubGla1.1.hap2.+ XY, whole genome shotgun sequence genomic sequence GCTAAGTACGCACAGAGAAGTGCTGGGTGCAATAGTCCTTCCCTCTGGTTCTATATGTAAAGTCACAATTACACAGCAAAGGTCTTCTCTGCCCTATAGCAAGAAAGGGAGAGAACTGGGCTTATGTGGCAAATTAATCTATATTTGTTACTTTATCCTGAAATGATAGCTTTCAGATCCCTTAGTGTTACAGATCCCTGGAAAACAAAATGGAGGTTTTGATATACACAGTACAATTTAGAGATAGGGAAATCTATCTAAGTATGCACTACTTAGTAACTGTGCTCAAATTCCAGTTGTATCTTTTATGGTTATGTGATTTTGtgtaaattacttaatctctctaatcttaatttgtaaaatgaggatagtaatgGCAATCTTATAGCTGGAGTGCTTTAGAGTGACCCAGAAAGAGcttagcacagtggctggcacacaggaagtaccCAAGAAATGAGAGTCACTAATCACATTAGCGATCACTAATGACTCCAAGAAGCAATGTTAGCAGCGGTGCTAGAAGCAGGAGGGAAGAACCAGCACGTACCAGCCGTCATTGTCTCTGTCGTATGTGCTGAAGAACATGCTGTTGTGGATGGTCATAGTCCGGTTTTCTCCCACCAGTTGAGAGGCTCCTTCTATGAGGGCATTGCCAGCTGTGCCCTTGTATTTGCTCACTGAGAGTTGATATTTGTTAGCCTCATTCTGTACAGTGAATCCTTCATAGAGTGCTGTCACCTTATCTCCTTTCCAGTCCTccatttcaataaaaagttttgtGGGTCCCAACCTGGTAAGCTGGCTAATTTTGTCATTTCCAAGCCAATACTCacctaaaggaaaaataaaataaaatctcaccaaaaataaaacctttaaaaaaaaaactggcttttTTCCCTCATCATTAGCTTTTATACTCTTTTTGTAAATTCTTCTTAACCTCCTAAAACTCCTAAAAACAGACTACCAACACtatgttttttaaatggaaaaaaaaaaccatctaaaaaagaatgattttattttgtactCCCAGTTTTTACCTGGTACACCacagtattttctcccatctgcATTGGTTGCAATATTTCCAAATCCTTCCTTATATGGATCCCATTTCCTGCCAAAGTCAACACTACCATCTTGACGGTTCTGAATTACTGTCCATCCTTTggttgaaagaaacaaaataacacaCATTACCACTAACAAATAATGTCGCTTTGAGGGCAATGTCTGAATTCCTTGTCCATTTAATTCATGCCCATCGATATTTAGTGCTCCAAAATAGatataataaggaaataaatgtgAGAGGAAAACTCGCAAAATCTTTGGAAACTGCAAGTGCCTTATCTTACCCCAAATTGTGAATCAGAGGTATTCTAAAACATCAGATTGAATTCCAAATCAAATGGCTCATTGTTAGCTACGTTAAACCTAGGTTTTATTTCCTGGCATTTTATGGTATCAAAATAATTTCAGCATAATAGGTCAAAAGCTATCAAACACTTACCTCCTCTTTCTGTTTTCATATCACAGTATACTCTATATGGTTTGATAGAACTGTCAGGCTGAATGAGATACATTTCAGATGTTTCACCTCCATTCCTGATAATTTCCTCACATTCTGCAACCGTAAGATAACATTATATTTAGGGACTACAACATCATTACCTTGTCTTTAGTCACTAATTTTGTAAGATAACTGATTACATAGATActaaagaacattttattttagacatTTGAGAATATGTTGTAGAAACTTAATCTTCCTTTTACTAAAAATCAAACTCGGTTTCAAGGAATTCTATGTGCCAAGGGGGTGAAAAAGCTCTTCTCTACCTTTTGTGTCCTGTGATATCCATAAACTTCCAGAACCCACGTGATGGAGAAATCCCTACATCTATCCATGATTCCACCATCTTTTCAAGCAAGCATGTACATTACACCCATGGAGCTACCACCATCATTACACTGCTTCCTACTCATCAAAAACTGGCAAATGCATTAGGCATGGTAGGGATATCTTCATGATGTGCTAAGATGTCATTAGGATCTGTTGGGAAAATCCACTGGACTTCTTTTAGTTCTCTTATTTTTAGAGAGTGTGAGTTCTTCTGGAACCTACTAGAAATATGTATCTTAACTAGTTACCTCTGCCAGACACCACAGGAATATTGCAAGTGACAGTACACGGGCTGCGGCAGTATTCCATCTGAGCTGAGACATCCGATTCtaatttttgtattttgcttCTCAAATTTTCCAGAATTGAACGGAGCACACGAAGTTTAGTTGGGATATTACTGTTCACAGTCTCATCTATATATAACTGGTGCTTTTCCAGCTGTGAGGAGTActcatttattacattttcattatctggaaaaatgaaattatgtaGGAGTGGTTAGCATTTTCTCTTgataaaaaaactaaacatattcaaCCACACAATTGTGATTCTGATTTTCTGAGAATAAACTAATAGACCCCGAATGAACATCGGGCAGTCATGATATGTAGTTGTACTTAGGGGAAATTATTTGCCCCATGgcatacaaaaattaacatatAGTCTAGCTACTATAATAGTAATTTACCTTAGATTAAGCTAAAAATTATGCCTAATAATAGATACAATAAGTTGTTTATTACTTTGGtgaggaaaagaggagaaagcaGGACTTAGGCTTTCCATCTCAGAAGTTCAACATCTTATGGAGTAGATAcacttgatttatttattcatcttactTAAGTACAGCAGAGCCTTGAAATATACAAGAGAAATGCCATGATTCCTTTGAAAAAATGTCCAAATTTGGGTATGCTACTCCCTGAAACACCTATGCCATGCTGGCTCACTAGCTGATTCCTAACCACCAAGCCAATAGCACTCAAAGTTCAGATCTCAGGATTCAAAGGATAAGATCATTATCTGCAATTCAATTGAGTATATCCTGGACACAGTTATATTCAAAACCTCAAATGTTAAATCTATAAATGCTAAATTtttactctgtgaatatactgtcTTCGGAGTCACAAGTTTTTTTATAGACTAAAAATAAGGACTCACAGTGAAAATTTTCACAGAGAATCATCCTTGCTGATGCCAGACTGGGAATAAGAGTTGCATAGTGCTCGTCAGACAAGTTGCAGGTGAAGATGCCTAAGTGAGGACCTTGGGGTAATTCCCCAAGGCACTctgacagtttcaattttataatAGAATCAAACAGGAAACACAAGGACATCTACCTTTTACTTGCTTCTGCCTCTCTTTCCACATGTTTTTTAGCAGAGTTATATACTGAAAGGTGGAAGAAGAGGTCTGGGAAACAGACTCTATATTAGTAATTAACTCTTCTACATTCTTTCTGATTGGTCTTTCCTCTTTTACCAAAGTATCTTGCAACTGACATCCTGTAGGACACAACACGCCctgcaaacaaagaaaatagccAACATTAGATGAAGGATTGGGGTTATGGATATTTGTGAAAATAGCACATAGTGAAAATTCAATGACATCATTCACCAATATAAAAACTTgcaatttgattttctttatgtGAGACCAGAAATTCTAGACTCATCATTATATTCCtctgaagattaaaaataatcCTTACCACAGAACAAAGGTAATTAGGCTATGAAAATGTTACCCTCTGAACAGACAAAGTGGGCAAAGTACAAAGGAGAGGCAACATCATGTGTCCTAATTTGTAATCTTGGGCCCAGaccaaagaaaattagaaaagcacCCTTAGCCCAAGGCCCAATAAGTTTATGTTTTGTATTTACATCAAAAagatacaaacaaaataaaaatgatggtAATGTGGGTCAACACAACATCAGGAAGACATGATGAATACAGGCCTTCTTCGCATGGGAGGCCCACCCACCAGGTCTGGGTCAGCGTGCAGGCAGCCGTCAGAATCAGGGGGTTTTCTCTCCACTTTCTTCTGGCGGATAGCTGCTTTGGCTGGACGAGCCTGATAGCCATCTCCGCTGATGGGAGGGGGGACGGGTCTCAGGCTGGGAGCCTCTTCCCTCTTCTTGTCATAGGGTCGATGACCACGGGCATCCAAATGCAACTTCAGGGAACCAGGCAGAAATAAAATGTAGAGTGTTATAGGAGATTTTAGATGTAGCTATTCCAACACCCTCATTCTATAACTTAGGTTATCAAATGACTGAGGATTTGCTTAAGGTCCATCAACTAGCTAGTTGTTGTTCATAAATCAATAGGTTCCTTAGGTTTCTTCAGtaacaatagaaagaaaaacagtgcaAAAAGTTATTGTGCCTGgggtagtttttaaaaagagactttaaaaaatgttgtatCAGATAATGAAAGGTAATGACCTCAGATTCCTGAAACCTATACATTGGAACACACAAAATAGTAAGAAATCTATACCGTCAGGAGGAATAAATGTTCTCAAGGCACTGGATTACTAAATTCCTGtaattattgttaattatttttttactttcaatttttatGAATTGATGATTAATTTGGCTAACtcctatataataatatttaagagGTAATACAGATTTATTAAAAGCGAAATTTACTTAGGATTTATTTGTAATAAGACAACCATTGGCTCTAACATGTTTGAAGAGGAATAAGgtattctggagccagactgcttggtTTCAAGTCTTGAcccccaccacttactagctataaagatctttggcaagttacttcatctgtaaaatagggatgataaaaGTATCTGCCATATAAGATGATTGCTAGGATTAAATGACTTATTGCATATGACACCCTTAGAAGAATACCTGGCACATattgagttattattattttttttattgcaatCACACATAACAGATACTACAGTGTAAGTGGCTTTTCCACTACTAACTTCAATCTTATCTTCTATCAACAAAATTGTTAAATCATTCTCATGAAATTTTCTACTTGATTTCCTTTATCAAATACCAtgattttctcatatttaaaataattctcaagGTATGTGCATTgcaattaaaattatttgctaattgaaaaaatattacattaaaagatAGTGAAGTGGAAAATATGCAATGCAATACAAAAGTGCTGGCTTAGATTAACTACATTATCATCATATGACCTTTGTCAGGACTTACACCTTTTGGGACTTAATTACAAATTAACAAATGACTAGATTTGCTGCAGAGACTAAGCTCTCTAGCTATTTTGTGGGCCTAGAAGTCATTGAATGACTGTTTGGAATTTCACTGTCATTTATTCAGTAAGTTagaataatatttaacatttagtgGTAGAGCGCTAGGCTTTAAACCCAGGCAAGTTGGATCAAGATTCCCCTGCTTAACTGCTGAAATTAAACTACAGTATATGTTATGTGTGActgcaagaaaaataataatgtatgaaGATTTGTaggaaatatacatattttgtgTCAAAGACATGGTCCCAGCCAGACAGGAATTTTATGAAATGTGATTCATCTGTTTACTACAAATCAAAttataacagaagaaaaatatttcctttttattttagaatataattAAAGAGGTAGTGTTGGTGATCTAGCTTTACtagagaaaagtaaatgaaaaatgttaaacatcTTAAAAGAAATTATATGAAGTTTATGAAGACCACTTATTGAAATAACTAAAACTAGAAAATCCAATTGGAAGGTTAAACTAGTAAACTGTCTCTGTGTAGATTAGTTGGTGAGCAGGAATGTAAAAGTGCTTAGCCAAGTACTTTATAAAAGTTTACTCTTacacattttttacatttttcttacctaattcaATTAACCAAATAACTATCTTTTTATATGTACAGTTTGATAATTAAAACACTTAGGCTCCCTTCAAATTCAACAAGTGATCCAAAATGAATCACTTCATTTATGTATTACTGTGTACTTTTATTTCTAGTATGGTGATACTATGCTATATACAAGAAATTTGATCAGGAGTTATctgataataaaattttaattctttaaatattcatttctctaaatgcatttttgtatttttgacaTCTTCAAACCAGTAGGAGTAAATCAGCAAAGATAGTACTTGAGGAAAAACTGTTCTacgaatgaataaattaaatggaGCGATATATTTGATAAccactaataataacaataaataaatttctcatttgaaaaaaacaatttttaatcttCTATTACCACACTTGATCTCTTCTGCTTTTAGATTTAGTTTACAATTTTCATTCATAAATAGCCTGTAATTTCATGATCTTTATATTACCCTCCTTCACCAAAGAGCCATCTAGCTActacagcttttttcttttaaaatgctgctcttttattattttatagtctgGGAAATTTTCAGATATTTGTTCTCAAATTGTAATAACATATTGCTAGAACTCAATGAAAATGATAGTACTCAGGACAGCAACAATCGGAAAAACAGATCTTACATTAGCTCTGACATCTTCTTCCTGGGAAAATAAAGGTGATAAGccagaaaatgagaaattattattttgtttttatataagaAATACTATGCaacattctttaaataaaataggtCTTAGAGATTAACAATtcaatttcataattaaaatcaaTGTTAATTTCATTATAATATTCACATATGATTATGTTttggttatattttatattaataatattagtaAGAATGcaataatatttaaaagtcaCCTCATCGTAGTCATCAATAGCTTGGGCCTTAACTATAAAAACACACAATAGTAGCAGTAGTAGATGTTTCATGGTTTTAAATTTTTGGAAGTTCCAAGAAACCATCCTTTGCTATAGACTTAACCGAGAGATCTTCAATCCTATATATACCTGAATCCTCTGTTAGCTATGCCTTTCCAAGTGATTACCTTCCTTAGTTAACGTTTAATTTTTTGGTTCACTTGTTGGCTGAACCATTTTATCCCTTAAGCAACATGTTCCCAGCAAGACTTATTTACTTGTCATACAACTGTTCCCTGTTGGCCGAGTTTAGTAACACCGAAGTTCCTTAATTCATTTAATCGGACAATATGATGGGAAATTGGGACATTCCTAAAAGAGTTGTGTATCACATTTCCTGTAAATTAACGTGGATGCTACACAGGCTCCCAAAATgtgtgaggaaaaaaatatttttaatccaagCACAAAAAAATTCGACCTACTTACAAGGCACCCACTAACATTTTGAACTCACTAGAGGTTTACCATAAGTGTTGTTTTGAGGTAATCCtgtaattcagtttttaaaaaggccaTTAAACTAAAGAATAATATTACCATGTGTTCATCTTCTCTTTCAGACATTAATCAGAATAACAAAATTATCGATAATATTCATGCCTTATGCTATGATAGactaacatgaaaaagaaaatgtagtctTCTTTTTTTGCTCTGACCACTTTCCATATTTTGTTCTTTACTAAtatgttaaaatgtttaaataattctaaacattattaaaataattagtagATTACAGATTCCTAAATCAAAATCATTATTATGGTGATTGGatacatatttaacattttatttttatattacattttatattatattattaatatttataaaaacaatgttATTTTAACATTAGTGAAGGCTTCATATATCTATTCCAAATAGAAGCTCATACAccatttcctttcataatttcctATAAGCTAACAAATGCATCTTTGtcgtcttttcattgttttttgcaATCAGGATTAATCTTACAAGAATCAATAGCAAAACCATAGCCAAAACAAAAATCCCAGCAAGTGTGCTCTTTATAgcatttttctggggttttttggtaTGCAAAGTGAAACATctgttgttaaatttttaaagtgattttcttaaaaagataGCAGGTTATCCAGGTTTGGATCAGGAGAATATGTTTTAAACAATGCTTTGAAGCAGTCTCTTGATAATGGTATGAAACACActaaatttctttcttctctgggtAGCATAAGTTGCATTCCCAAATCCTTTTAACTCAGATTTATAGAAGCAAAATGTTGAgtttaaattaagtaaaatagttGATTGgatttttccaaatttatctcAATCATTAGTACTGGGTAAATACTATACTTTAAGATCAgcttagttttattttctcttagaagAATACATACTCTGACTGAGAAAGCAAATTTGTGTGTATGCCTGTGTCAATTAAAAGAAGCTGCAATAATATTTCCCTTCAAAACGTAACTGaggaaaagtttattttaatcatCCGGGCAGGGTTTTATTTTAGTGATGTCAGGTTCTTGCTGATTTAAAAAGACAGAGAACGTTAAGacaactaaaaattttttttcttttgaggtaacattatattatcttcattttcaaGCACTGACATTACATCAACTAGCAATAGAACCATTATTTAATTCCCAGaagtttgttaattttttgtttcttctagcATATTATAGTAACTTGTGCAACATTAACGTGAAAGTTCCCTTATAAGTCGCACTGTTTTTCTACTCTGACAGGCATTCTTGCCATCATCACCAGGAAGGTGGAAGGAAATCACTGGAATTTATACTCCATAACACCAGAGACTaaacattcattccacaaatagttCTTCAGGGTCTCCTATGTGACAGGCAGTGTGCTAGAAGCTGGGGATACATTGGTGAATAAGACAGATCATAGTAGGCATTTGATAAAAAATCgtagaatgaatgagtgaactagCTTTCATTGAAACAGGCCTCAGATTCCAAGCTCTGATAATCATTTATCTGCTTTaagttttacagatgatgaaacagcgactcagagaggttaagtaaagtACTCAAGGCATACAGGTAGTAAGTACTGGTAGCAGGACTTGACCCATGTCTGTCTGACCAGACAGTTCATGCTCTGTGCCCGTTAGACCATATTGCCCAACAAAATGCAAACATGATAAAGAATTGACCCGTACCTTTTTGGTTTGCTGTTGTCGTTGTTTTGGTCAGTTCTTTTTCTTGAGACTACAGTGTCTCAGATGGGCACTCCCATCCTTACCCTTTATTTTCACTTACATTTTCACTGTAATATGTGGGTGTGGGTTGGATATTCATGTCTGTGTGAGAGGCATGGTTGATGCAGTGAATAATAACTATGAGTTTCTTTAATTCTACTTCTTGCTAGATTTTTTTATAGAGTTATATACAGCTATACTAACATTTTAAAGTGCCTAATATTACAAAGTAAATTACCATGTTTTCAAAGAGAAGAAATGCATTTACAGAGATCCTGCTTGCtaaaatacttaaatttttaaaaatgttgttgtCATTggtgggaggagaaagggagTACTATTTGTTCAGTTATGTTTTTAGATCAATAGTGCAGGGTTCTTCTAATTAGCTGATCCCCTTATGTAAGTCAAGGGCAGTAAATCAGTGacagaaaaaacagaaattatctGTCCTGCCCAGCAGCTCTCTGGCAGGAAGGGCAGACTTGCCAGCACTGATTGTCAAGCATTTGTTGTTGATACTTTTACAATTCAAGTCAGGCCCAGTTATAGCACACAAGGCAAGTTatgttcatcaaatatttatagaacacctATTTCGTGCTAGAGGCCAAGGATACTTTGGTCACCAAGATAGACAAAAGCCCTGTACTCATGAAGATTTGTGTCTAGaggggaagacagaaaataaaaactacttaTATGTGCTGAACCTAAGACCCTGTGCTGAGCCAGGAAAGGTGAGGCTTTGGGAACAGTAACTTAGGGACCCTAACCTCCTTCCAGGGGAAAAATGACTTGAAAGGAAAAGGCTTTTGGACTTGAAACTTGTGGTTTGAATGACTGTGTGGTTTATATCAGACACCGGCCACATGATAGGTATTTGACAAATATCTGTTGAACTAGTTTGTGAACATAGAATGactgaatgattgaataaataaaatgaaatactgattcTCTTTGTCTAAGAAGGCATAGGTTTTGAGAACCATATTAAATCATTGTTAGTCTctgtatggttttttttctttttgctttttgtcttaCCCTGAACCACAGTATGAGAACCACTATCCAAGGGGAAATTAATACTGAAGAGTTGGAAGCCAGCTTGGACCAGAGCTTGATGGGCAAACCTGAGACTAATGTGACAGTGACAGCCATAACTGGTTAGCATCTGCAATGGGAAAGCACATTGCAGGGAAGAAGGGTAGGTCTAGCTCTGTCTCTTATGGAAAGTCTCCTTCTATTGACTTGATAGATATCAGTTTGCTTTTCTTACAGAAGCTGATACCACGGCAATAAGGAGAAATAGGACATTTTCTCCTTCAACCCAATGCCAATCACAGGAGCtagagaaaagacagagatgCTCTTTTGCTTCTGTCACATTAGACTCAAAACCACAAAGGGTGTGACCAACACCAGTTGGAGTGCTGCTCCCTTCTCTTGGAATGACCCCTAAAATGCAGGAGTGGGGCTCCTGCAGTCCTGTTAGTATTGTGATACCCTGATCCTCTAGCCACAGGTGACTGAGTAGGGGTAGATCCCTTACCCAAGCTAGCCCTATCAGCTTCTCTCCCCCAGTTTTATGTTTGCAAAGGAaataagcaaaggaaataattagGTTGATTGGCCTGATGTCATATTCATGGCAGCATTCTAGAGAGAAAGCCTACCAACTTCAGCAGCAGGAGCCACCAAAACTTCCAAACTTGATCATTTGATTCTTCTGCCAAATCTGAGACACCTGATTGTCCTTTTAAATAGTACCCCCCCATTATCTTTTGGTAAGTTAATGGCAGGGGGGTACTATTTAAAAGGcaagttagggcttccctggtggtgcagtggttaagaatcctcctgccaatgcaggggacacgggttcgagccctggtccgggaagatcccacatgccacggagca encodes the following:
- the FGB gene encoding fibrinogen beta chain isoform X2, whose translation is MVSWNFQKFKTMKHLLLLLLCVFIVKAQAIDDYDELHLDARGHRPYDKKREEAPSLRPVPPPISGDGYQARPAKAAIRQKKVERKPPDSDGCLHADPDLGVLCPTGCQLQDTLVKEERPIRKNVEELITNIESVSQTSSSTFQYITLLKNMWKERQKQVKDNENVINEYSSQLEKHQLYIDETVNSNIPTKLRVLRSILENLRSKIQKLESDVSAQMEYCRSPCTVTCNIPVVSGRECEEIIRNGGETSEMYLIQPDSSIKPYRVYCDMKTERGGWTVIQNRQDGSVDFGRKWDPYKEGFGNIATNADGRKYCGVPGEYWLGNDKISQLTRLGPTKLFIEMEDWKGDKVTALYEGFTVQNEANKYQLSVSKYKGTAGNALIEGASQLVGENRTMTIHNSMFFSTYDRDNDGWKTTDPRKQCSKEDGGGWWYNRCHAANPNGRYYWGGPYTWDMAKHGTDDGVVWMNWQGSWYSMKKMSMKIRPYFPEQ
- the FGB gene encoding fibrinogen beta chain isoform X1, translating into MVSWNFQKFKTMKHLLLLLLCVFIVKAQAIDDYDEEEDVRANLHLDARGHRPYDKKREEAPSLRPVPPPISGDGYQARPAKAAIRQKKVERKPPDSDGCLHADPDLGVLCPTGCQLQDTLVKEERPIRKNVEELITNIESVSQTSSSTFQYITLLKNMWKERQKQVKDNENVINEYSSQLEKHQLYIDETVNSNIPTKLRVLRSILENLRSKIQKLESDVSAQMEYCRSPCTVTCNIPVVSGRECEEIIRNGGETSEMYLIQPDSSIKPYRVYCDMKTERGGWTVIQNRQDGSVDFGRKWDPYKEGFGNIATNADGRKYCGVPGEYWLGNDKISQLTRLGPTKLFIEMEDWKGDKVTALYEGFTVQNEANKYQLSVSKYKGTAGNALIEGASQLVGENRTMTIHNSMFFSTYDRDNDGWKTTDPRKQCSKEDGGGWWYNRCHAANPNGRYYWGGPYTWDMAKHGTDDGVVWMNWQGSWYSMKKMSMKIRPYFPEQ